AGAAGCTAAAGCACTAATAGAGAATGCATTAGGCTTTGCACTCGCTGCTCAAAATGACTTTAAATCAGCAGTGATTCATTACAAAAAAGCATTAACTGCAAAATCTGAATATCCAGTTGCACTAAATAATCTCGGTTTTGCTTATCAACGACTACTAAAAGAAGATGAAGCTTATAAAAACTATCAAGAGGTTTTAAAGCTAGATCCTAATAACAAAACTGCAATATCTCAAATTAAAAGACTTGAACGTATAATTGGAAAAGATAAAGATCAATTATTGAATAAAAAAGGTTTCTAAATAAATCTTAATTCATCATATTTTTACCAATGAAAAAAACAAATCAATTTCTCAAAATAGGAAATAAAGAATTCAAAAGTCGGCTTCTTGTTGGAACTGGTAAATACTCATCCTTAGAAGTCATGAAACAAAGCTTGGTAAATACAAAATGTGAAATAGTTACTGTCGCAGTTAGAAGAATTCAAGGACTAGAGCATGGACATAAAGGATTAATGGAGTCAATAGACTGGAAAAGTATATGGATGCTCCCAAACACTGCAGGATGCTCAAATGCTGAAGAAGCTATACGAATAGCACGACTAGGCAGAGAGTTAACCAAGTTAGCTGGTCAAGAGAATAATAATTTTGTCAAATTAGAGGTCATTCCTGACAAAAAATATTTATTACCCGACCCAATTGGAACTTTAAAAGCCGCAGAACAACTAGTTAAAGAAGGATTTACTGTCATGCCATATATAAATTCTGATCCATTAATTGCTAAACAACTTGAAGAAATTGGATGTGCAACTGTTATGCCTCTTGGTTCTCCCATTGGATCTGCTCAAGGCATAAAAAATGCAGCAAACATTGCCATAATTATCGAAGAATCTCGAATTCCAATAATTATTGATGCAGGCATTGGAGTTCCCAGTGAAGCAGCTCAAGCATTGGAAATGGGCGCAGATGGAGTTCTAATAAATAGTGCTATTGCTTTGGCTAAAAACCCCGCTTTAATGGCTGAAGCCTTTTCTAAGGCCACTGAAGCTGGTAGAGATGCTTATCTATCTGGAAGGCTCGAAGAGCAACTGCTTGCCCACCCTAGCTCTCCATTAGATGGAGTTATTTCAAATAATTAGAGGAATTCGTTAAAAATTAGTAACGTAATAGGCTAATAAACAAAAAATCATGGCAGTCACTAAAGAAAGTCAAGGCAGGCTTAACGTTTTTGCAGATGAACCAAGAATTGAAATACTTACAAAAGAAAGCAGTGGCAACAAAGGTTCTTGGCTTTTTACCCTTGCTGGAGTTATCCTTGTAATTGGGCTTATCGCATATTCTTTAACAATCAAGTGAAACCCTTGTAGTAGCTTGAATAATATGAGCATTTGCTCTGTCTTTTGGAGTTTAGAGTGAAAGTTTTCGTTCTTGGTGGTGACGGCTTCTGCGGATGGCCTTGTGCAGCAAATCTTGCTGACAAAGGTCATGATGTATTCATCGTGGATAATCTCAGTCGTCGAAAAATCGATATAGACCTTGAAGTTGAATCCTTAACTCCCATTACCAGTATTGGAGAAAGGATTAAAGCTTGGTCTGAGATAGGTGGAAGACCTATTCAATTTATTCATTTAGACCTTGCCTCTGAATATCAAAAACTATTAGATCTGTTAATCGAGGAACAGCCTGATTCAATAATTCATTTTGCTGAACAGCGTGCTGCTCCATATTCAATGAAAAGCAGTGCAACAAAGAGATATACGGTTGATAACAATGTCAATGGAACTCATAATCTCCTGGCCGCAATTGTTGAATCTCAATTAGATATTCACATTGTTCATCTTGGAACAATGGGGGTTTATGGATATGGGTCTCATAGAGGTGCGACCATTCCAGAAGGTTACTTAAAGGTGGAAGTGCCTCAACCGGATGGCAGTCGTTTTGAAGAAGAAATCCTTCATCCAGCAAGTCCTGGAAGCGTTTATCACATGACAAAGACGCTTGATCAATTGCTCTTTCTTTACTACAACAAAAACGACCAGATAAGAATCACTGATCTTCATCAAGGAATTGTATGGGGAACAAATACTGATGTCACAAGCCGTGATCCAAGACTGACTAATCGATTTGACTATGATGGTGATTACGGAACAGTATTAAATCGATTTTTAATGCAGGCTGCTATTGGATATCCACTAACAGTTCATGGTACTGGTGGTCAAACGAGAGCTTTTATTCATATTCAAGATTCAGTAAAATGTGTTCAACTGGCACTGGAAAACCCTCCAGAAAAAGGTGAAAGGGTAAAAATTTTCAACCAAATGACTGAAAGTCACCAAGTCGGAGAATTAGCTAAAAAAGTAGCCTCTCTCACTGGAGCAAAAATTAATTATCTTCCAAACCCAAGAAACGAAGCAGTAGAAAATGATCTAATAGTAGATAATCGATGTTTTATTGAACTTGGATTAGATCCCACAACTCTCGATAATGGACTTTTAGAAGAAGTTGTTAATGTCGCAAAAAAATTCTCCAATAGATGTGATTTAAACCGAATACCTTGTGTATCTGCATGGACATCAACCCAAGCAAAAGCAATCAATAAAACCTAAACCTAACTAGTACAAAATCTTGAAAATACACGCTCAGTGAAAATAGCTTTCTTTACAGAAACTTTCCTACCCAAAGTCGATGGGATAGTCACTCGTCTAACTAAAACAATTCAGAATTTAGTTGAATCAGGCGATGACGTTACTGTTTTTTGTCCAGAAGGCTGTCCATCAAGCTATCTGGGTGCAAAAGTTATAGGTGTCCCAGCGATGCCATTACCCTTATATCCAGAACTCAAATTAGGGCTGCCTGGTCCAGGCGTTTCAGATGAATTAGAAAAGTTTAAACCTGATCTAATACATGTAGTTAATCCTGCTGTACTTGGATTAGGTGGTATTTGGCTAGCTAAAACGAACAATATTCCCCTTATAGCCAGTTACCACACTCACTTACCTAAGTATCTAGAACACTATGGAATGGGGATGTTAGAGCCTCTTTTATGGGAGTTGTTAAAAGCTGCTCATAATCAAGCAACTCTTAATCTATGTACTTCCACTGCAATGGTGCAAGAACTTTCAGAAAAAGGAATTCAAAATACCGCCTTATGGCAAAGAGGAGTTGATACAGATATTTTCAAGCCAGAACTAAGAGACGAACAAATGAGAAAGCGTCTTTTAGGAAAATATAGCGATAAAGGCTCTTTATTGATTTACGTTGGAAGACTCTCAGCAGAAAAACAAATTGAAAGAATTAAACCTGTACTTGAAGCACTGCCAAACACTCGACTAGCTCTTGTTGGAGATGGTCCATATAGACAACAATTAGAAAAAATTTTTCAAGGAACCTCAACTACCTTTGTGGGATATTTAAGTGGAAATGAATTAGCAAGTGCTTATGCCTCTGGTGATGCTTTCCTTTTTCCCTCAAGTACAGAAACTTTGGGATTAGTTCTTTTAGAAGCAATGGCTGCTGGATGCCCAGTCGTAGGAGCAAATAAAGGTGGAATACCAGATATCATTTCAGATGGAGAAAATGGATGTTTGTACAATCCTGATGGAGAAAATGATGGGGCTTTAAGTTTAATTCAAGCTACAAAAAAATTATTGGGCAACGAAGTAGAACGCATAGCGATGAGAAAAGCTGCTCGTTCAGAAGCTGAGAGATGGGGGTGGGCAGGTGCTACAAAACAATTAAAAAGTTATTACGAAGAAGTTCTAGACAAAAAACAAAATGTTGCTGCTTAGTTTTTATGCCGCATGAGGCGGCGGAGTTGGGGAATCAAATGATTGCAAAGGTAATACCAAAGTTGCCCATCGAGAAAGTTTGGCTGGCCTTTGTTTCTTAGGCTGACGAACCCCAAATGGGACTCTAACTACATTAGTTCCAGCAACTTGTAAAAGTTCTCCTTTATTTAAAACAGATTCAAAGTAATTAGAAAAAGAAGGCAAGGATAAATCATCCTTTTTTTTCATTTGATCTAAAAGATCAAAAGATGTCTTTTTATTCATTTGGTCCCCATAGAATTTAAAGCTACAGCAAAGATTAATAGAAAAAATTGCAAAGCAGCCCAAAGAAAACCAATAATTTAGTTTTCGCTTGAAATTTAACTAATAAAACAAGTTTTAACCAGTCTTCAAATAGAATTAATATCTTCTAAATCTTCAACTGAAGGACAAGTACATATCAAATTCCTGTCTCCGTAAGCATTATTAATACGTGAAACTGATGGCCAAAATTTATATTTTTCTTGATCAGGCAATGGATAAGCTGCTTCTTTACGAGAATAAGGTCTATCCCAATCATCTGATGTAACTGTTTTTAAAGTATGTGGAGATTGTTTTAAAGGATTATTAATAGGATCAATCTTTCCTAATTTTATTTGTTCAATTTCTTCGCGAATTCCAATCATAGCCTCACAAAAACGATCTAATTCAGACAAACTTTCACTTTCTGTTGGTTCAACCATCAAAGTTCCAGCAACAGGCCAACTAATTGTTGGTGCATGAAATCCATAATCCATCAATCTCTTGGCAACATCCTCAACTTCTATGCCTACCTGACTCTTTAAAGGTCGTAAATCTAATATGCATTCATGAGCTACCAAGCCATTGGGATCTTTAAATAAAACGGGAAAATAAGGATCAAGTCGTTTTGCTAAATAATTAGCAGAGAGGATTGCGATTGAACTTGCCTTGCGTAAACCATCTTTCCCCATCATTCGAATGTACATCCAACTGATCGGCAATATTCCAGCACTGCCAAATGGAGCTGCAGAGACTGCCGAAATAGCCTTTTCGCCTCCACACTTAACAATTGAATGTCCAGGAAGATAAGGAACCAAATGGCTGGCAACAGCTATGGGGCCTACGCCTGGGCCTCCACCTCCATGAGGAATGGAAAAAGTTTTATGAAGATTCAAATGGCACACATCTATCCCATAAGATCCAGGCCTGCAAATACCTACTTGAGCATTCAGATTTGCACCATCCAAATAGACTTGACCGCCCTCTTGATGAATGACTTGGCAAATTTCACGAATATTCGGCTCAAATACTCCATGAGTTGAAGGATAGGTAACCATCAATGCAGCCAAATTCTTTGAATGAATCTTTGATTTATCTCTTAAATCTTCCAAATCAACATTGCCGTATTCATCACATTTGACAGAAACAACTTTAAAACCAGACATGACCGCGCTAGCTGGATTGGTACCGTGGGCACTTGTTGGAATCAAGCAAATATTTCTATGCCCTTCTCCAAGAGATTGATGCCACGAACGTATTACAAGCAAACCAGCAAATTCTCCTTGG
The sequence above is drawn from the Prochlorococcus marinus str. MIT 1013 genome and encodes:
- a CDS encoding tetratricopeptide repeat protein yields the protein MIVNLPQTYLIGLCLLLVIIAILVGKQLYKVRKDEMKLIKLEKEDSNTKEDSAKMYELASVQLKKRLYPQATSTLKQALKKLDGEPQEAKALIENALGFALAAQNDFKSAVIHYKKALTAKSEYPVALNNLGFAYQRLLKEDEAYKNYQEVLKLDPNNKTAISQIKRLERIIGKDKDQLLNKKGF
- a CDS encoding NAD-dependent epimerase/dehydratase family protein — encoded protein: MKVFVLGGDGFCGWPCAANLADKGHDVFIVDNLSRRKIDIDLEVESLTPITSIGERIKAWSEIGGRPIQFIHLDLASEYQKLLDLLIEEQPDSIIHFAEQRAAPYSMKSSATKRYTVDNNVNGTHNLLAAIVESQLDIHIVHLGTMGVYGYGSHRGATIPEGYLKVEVPQPDGSRFEEEILHPASPGSVYHMTKTLDQLLFLYYNKNDQIRITDLHQGIVWGTNTDVTSRDPRLTNRFDYDGDYGTVLNRFLMQAAIGYPLTVHGTGGQTRAFIHIQDSVKCVQLALENPPEKGERVKIFNQMTESHQVGELAKKVASLTGAKINYLPNPRNEAVENDLIVDNRCFIELGLDPTTLDNGLLEEVVNVAKKFSNRCDLNRIPCVSAWTSTQAKAINKT
- a CDS encoding high light inducible protein, which codes for MAVTKESQGRLNVFADEPRIEILTKESSGNKGSWLFTLAGVILVIGLIAYSLTIK
- a CDS encoding thiazole synthase → MKKTNQFLKIGNKEFKSRLLVGTGKYSSLEVMKQSLVNTKCEIVTVAVRRIQGLEHGHKGLMESIDWKSIWMLPNTAGCSNAEEAIRIARLGRELTKLAGQENNNFVKLEVIPDKKYLLPDPIGTLKAAEQLVKEGFTVMPYINSDPLIAKQLEEIGCATVMPLGSPIGSAQGIKNAANIAIIIEESRIPIIIDAGIGVPSEAAQALEMGADGVLINSAIALAKNPALMAEAFSKATEAGRDAYLSGRLEEQLLAHPSSPLDGVISNN
- a CDS encoding glycosyltransferase family 4 protein, which translates into the protein MKIAFFTETFLPKVDGIVTRLTKTIQNLVESGDDVTVFCPEGCPSSYLGAKVIGVPAMPLPLYPELKLGLPGPGVSDELEKFKPDLIHVVNPAVLGLGGIWLAKTNNIPLIASYHTHLPKYLEHYGMGMLEPLLWELLKAAHNQATLNLCTSTAMVQELSEKGIQNTALWQRGVDTDIFKPELRDEQMRKRLLGKYSDKGSLLIYVGRLSAEKQIERIKPVLEALPNTRLALVGDGPYRQQLEKIFQGTSTTFVGYLSGNELASAYASGDAFLFPSSTETLGLVLLEAMAAGCPVVGANKGGIPDIISDGENGCLYNPDGENDGALSLIQATKKLLGNEVERIAMRKAARSEAERWGWAGATKQLKSYYEEVLDKKQNVAA